In Anopheles gambiae chromosome 2, idAnoGambNW_F1_1, whole genome shotgun sequence, a single window of DNA contains:
- the LOC1281321 gene encoding centrosome-associated zinc finger protein Cp190 translates to MSKMTRYAEAKSVKVDNWGVFFLQKLQNFFNKTDHCDLTLQFNDNSQLKVHRLVLSACTDYFNHLENVCEMYDDVLIMPMDLQADVIVPIVNFMYTGTLEFQYNMYDRLLKTATDMNMTVLLKLLEAHRQTSSRIVKQPVLLNKQAPRPQRGGPVYQGNHGQQRGGLPVQRGPPSGLPAVGSRPRLPLARQPVHSYGGKSMAHAAAGPKDAKPGPSRFDDGEMGDGFEGSFDGITYETKPLLTADQVKKEEETSPFEKLRKGYTNANVVKRPSSGSLTSPPAKKPNLEEVKEFTEAARMRSQLTTDDDDSPDYVDDDTHFNDDDDEDYQPPASVKAALAKSASQQGATTTKQIVIKQESKSPGQGSNVLKQITVKDDSGNVDHAKIISEVLKKYPHLVKKNKNIKLKIMQKPSPNAGNNTTSGASSSSSAAPKMDIRTATPLKQDQSMVRRATANIRSDMAKGGPSTTSQSSSSSTAATTGKPSGGGTTKTIDAKTMHALIAKGAENTTGPWLCLRCGINGRPISIPSYKAFYNHLIHKHKERIDVRICEHCGFKAQQRNPHLLYHWHTVHNIKPALRFPRCGECDHVAMTADDLAKHEEEVHASSGGGDLQQCIYCNKVFAKEMELYDHMKEQHKQRAIADGVLEFTDDEDYQTEEELTSPQTKTYGSAAGDGKIKILSNITLPPAKGTYGGAEGKSGAGGSARPITLEPSSEAEALSNVASGIATSLTLVGDNGVVLDDPNYQNQYIEAELASVHGEHASGGAAGDGMPKLVTADGTELLLTQSQKDEIISQLQSTGGSGNDVVMVLNEDNFSVGSTIQLGEGVQIVDTVMYSQQAADAGSEHNDSQKSDAKAADVTASEDENSQASVSLSEDKPVVDKEVSLEEGDDSQASRRTDASDKPDEVDDDGNTMDDDVDMSGEVTSETNETLQQAVKDQLMEMDDDELPDADTSADAAVKDDDLDDSEDRQQSDKLKLISELEGDWSEDTAEEQQPPPPVADEPVEKPAKREKATEKKPVAAAPLAGKSSAAAKPEPAKKASSESVKSKEKESLADAAPDTQQKKAVETEKLSGKEIDKLLDDWNNEAKLDELSNEAGDLEKEIEKVTTGGSSVAEAVAVDPTDEEEPDTTAKPIKTESEPEEEQEEEGDDASKDAAKQKEKVTKSDDERETVSPKGKKNGTATAASEKVEATSEPEDDDAGDEDDKDKSASKSKEVSSLLGEWDEDDDL, encoded by the exons ATGAGCAAAATGACAAGATACGCGGAGGCCAAATCGGTGAAGGTGGACAACTGGGGCGTGTTCTTCCTGCAGAAGCTGCAAAACTTTTTCAACAAAACCGACCACTGCGACCTGACGCTCCAGTTCAACGACAACTCCCAGCTGAAGGTGCACCGGTTAGTGCTGTCCGCCTGCACCGACTACTTTAACCATCTCGAGAACGTGTGCGAGATGTACGACGACGTGCTGATCATGCCGATGGATCTGCAGGCGGACGTCATCGTCCCGATCGTGAACTTCATGTACACGGGCACGCTCGAGTTCCAGTACAACATGTACGACCGGCTGCTGAAAACGGCCACCGACATGAACATGACCGTGCTGCTAAAGCTGCTCGAGGCGCACCGCCAAACGTCGTCGCGCATCGTGAAGCAACCGGTGCTGCTCAATAAGCAGGCGCCACGGCCCCAGCGCGGTGGGCCCGTCTACCAGGGCAATCACGGTCAGCAGCGCGGCGGTCTGCCTGTTCAGCGGGGGCCACCGTCCGGGCTGCCGGCAGTCGGTTCGAGACCACGGCTACCCTTGGCAAGGCAGCCGGTTCATTCGTATGGTGGCAAATCGATGGCGCACGCTGCTGCCGGTCCGAAAGACGCCAAGCCGGGCCCTTCGCGCTTCGACGACGGCGAAATGGGCGACGGGTTTGAGGGTTCGTTCGATGGAATTACGTACGAAACGAAACCCCTGCTGACGGCGGACCAGGtgaagaaggaggaggaaacATCTCCGTTCGAGAAGCTGCGCAAAGGGTACACGAACGCGAACGTGGTGAAGCGACCGTCGAGCGGTTCGCTCACTTCCCCCCCGGCCAAGAAGCCCAACCTGGAGGAGGTGAAGGAGTTCACCGAGGCAGCCCGCATGCGCAGCCAGCTGACGACCGATGACGACGATTCGCCCGACTACGTGGACGACGATACGCACTtcaacgatgacgacgatgaggatTACCAGCCGCCGGCCTCGGTTAAGGCGGCGCTGGCCAAGTCCGCCAGCCAGCAGGGCGCCACCACGACCAAGCAGATCGTCATCAAGCAGGAATCGAAATCACCCGGCCAGGGCTCGAACGTGCTGAAGCAGATCACGGTGAAGGACGACTCGGGCAACGTGGACCACGCGAAGATCATATCGGAGGTGCTGAAAAAGTATCCCCATCTggtgaagaagaacaaaaacatcaaGCTGAAGATCATGCAGAAACCTTCGCCGAACGCGGGCAACAACACGACGTCGGGCGCATCGTCCTCCAGCTCGGCCGCGCCCAAGATGGATATCCGTACGGCAACGCCGCTCAAGCAGGACCAATCGATGGTACGCCGGGCGACGGCAAACATCCGCAGCGATATGGCGAAAGGAGGACCATCCACCACCTCCCagtcctcctcttcctccactgccgccaccaccggtAAACCTTCCGGCGGCGGTACGACCAAAACGATCGACGCTAAAACGATGCACGCACTGATAGCGAAGGGGGCGGAAAACACGACCGGACCGTGGCTGTGCCTGCGCTGTGGCATCAATGGGCGCCCGATCAGCATACCCAGCTACAAAGCGTTCTACAACCATCTGATCCACAAGCACAAGGAGCGCATCGATGTGCGGATCTGCGAGCACTGCGGGTTCAAGGCGCAGCAGCGCAACCCGCACCTGCTCTACCACTGGCACACGGTGCACAACATCAAGCCGGCGCTTCGGTTCCCGCGCTGCGGTGAGTGCGACCACGTCGCGATGACGGCGGACGATCTGGCGAAGCACGAGGAGGAGGTGCACGCGAGCAGCGGCGGAGGCGACCTGCAGCAGTGCATCTACTGCAACAAGGTGTTCGCGAAGGAGATGGAACTGTACGACCACATGAAGGAGCAGCACAAGCAGCGGGCCATCGCGGACGGTGTGCTGGAGTTTACCGACGACGAGGACTACCAGACGGAGGAGGAGCTCACCTcgccccagaccaagacgtaCGGGTCGGCGGCCGGCGATGGCAAGATCAAAATACTGTCCAACATCACGCTGCCCCCGGCGAAGGGCACGTACGGGGGGGCGGAGGGAAAGAGCGGCGCCGGTGGCTCGGCGCGCCCGATCACGCTCGAACCGTCGTCCGAGGCGGAAGCGCTCAGCAATGTGGCGTCCGGCATCGCCACCAGCCTTACGCTCGTCGGCGACAATGGGGTCGTGCTCGACGATCCGAACTACCAGAACCAGTACATCGAGGCGGAGCTGGCCAGCGTGCACGGGGAGCATGCGTCCGGTGGGGCGGCCGGCGATGGTATGCCGAAGCTGGTCACTGCCGATGGTaccgagctgctgctgacgcAGTCCCAGAAGGATGAAATCATCTCCCAGCTACAGAGCACTGGCGGATCAG GCAACGACGTGGTGATGGTGTTGAATGAGGACAACTTTTCCGTCGGCTCCACGATACAGCTGGGCGAGGGCGTGCAGATCGTTGATACGGTCATGTACAGCCAGCAGGCGGCGGACGCCGGTTCCGAGCACAACGATAGCCAAAAGTCGGACGCGAAGGCGGCGGATGTGACCGCATCGGAGGATGAAAACTCGCAAGCCTCCGTTTCGCTGTCGGAAGACAAGCCGGTCGTCGACAAGGAGGTGTCGCTTGAGGAGGGTGACGATAGTCAAGCGTCCCGCCGGACGGACGCATCCGACAAGCCGGACGAggtcgacgacgacggcaaCACGATGGACGACGACGTCGACATGTCCGGGGAGGTGACGtccgaaacgaacgaaacgttGCAGCAAGCGGTGAAGGACCAGCTGATGGAGATGGACGATGATGAGCTGCCGGACGCGGACACGTCGGCCGACGCTGCCGTGAAGGACGACGATCTGGACGATTCGGAAGACCGGCAGCAGTCGGACAAGTTGAAGCTGATCTCCGAGCTGGAGGGCGATTGGTCGGAGGATACTGCCGAGGAGCAACAACCGCCACCACCGGTGGCCGATGAGCCGGTGGAAAAGCCAGCCAAAAGGGAAAAGGCGACCGAGAAGAAACCCGTGGCTGCCGCCCCATTGGCTGGTAAATCGAGCGCCGCAGCAAAGCCGGAACCAGCCAAGAAAGCATCGTCGGAATCGGTTAAAAGCAAGGAAAAGGAATCGCTGGCCGATGCAGCACCAGACACGCAACAGAAAAAGGCCGTCGAGACGGAGAAGCTGTCCGGCAAGGAAATCGACAAGCTGCTGGACGATTGGAACAACGAGGCCAAACTGGACGAGCTTTCGAACGAGGCGGGAGATCTTGAGAAAGAGATCGAAAAGGTGACGACCGGTGGTAGTAGTGTTGCTGAGGCGGTGGCGGTCGATCCAACCGATGAAGAGGAACCAGACACCACGGCAAAACCCATCAAAACAGAATCAGAGCCGGAAGAGgaacaggaggaggagggcgaCGATGCATCGAAGGATGCTGCCAAGCAAAAGGAGAAGGTGACCAAATCGGACGACGAAAGGGAAACCGTATCGCCGAAGGGTAAGAAAAATGGCACAGCGACCGCTGCCAGCGAAAAGGTTGAAGCAACCAGTGAGCCGGAAGATGACGATGCCGGTGACGAAGACGATAAGGACAAATCGGCCTCCAAGTCGAAGGAAGTGAGTTCACTGTTAGGAGAATgggatgaggatgatgatctGTAA